CTATTCTCTGATCGAGATTAGGAAAGTGATCTCTACTATGACCAGTAGAGAGAAAGATATTACTAAATCCTTCTTGTAGTAGTCTCTGGCAGAAGTCTTCTCCATTGATACTTTCGTCATTTAATTCATGATCAATATAGAAGAAGTCATCTTTATTTAATTTTTCTAAATCAATATCTTGAACTTTTTCAAAAGATAAGAAGTTTTGGGACAGCTTTTGGGCCGTGATTGACCACGACATTCTTATAAGCTCGTCGTCATCGAGGTGAATGATATTTTTCGAATGAGAATTGTTAATAAATGGTAATTCAATAATGACACGAGTTCCTTTATTTAGAGTTGATTCTACTTTTAAAGAACCATTCCAGTTCACGATACTCTCATAAGCTGATGCCAGTCCTATTCCATTACCGGCCTGCTTACCAGCTGAGATAGATATCCCTTCATTTATCTTTTCAAGAATCTCTTTATCAATACCAGTCCCATTATCAGAAATTGTAATATTTAAAATGCCATCATTAAGAGTCAAAGAAACAGATATCTTTGCTGTTAGCTGCTGTGTGGCCTCAATAGCATTATTAAGCAAGTTAGAAAGAACACGTTTAAACATGATTGGAGAAACTGAAATCTGACCATTTACTCCATTATCTTCTAATGTAATATTGATTTTCTGTGCTGCCATTTTTTCAGCAATTATTTGCTTTATAGCTGCGATTGGTTCGATTAAAACGATTTCACTCTTTGGTCTACTTTGGTCAAGTAGATCATTGGCAATATTTTCAATTCTCATTAGAGAAGAGCTTAAGATGGAGTTAGGTTGTTCATTAGTAAGTGACATCTTTA
Above is a genomic segment from Halobacteriovorax sp. HLS containing:
- a CDS encoding sensor histidine kinase KdpD is translated as MKSILESIHLTLRNVALTLFTMMILVHGISIVKEVKFINESAYKTAGSLSNFLEETIEINDIIGLNILLNSIKNNNIATLIFSPAAEYNIFPAKIQIGENIYESNFLYDRSFNINNNGHNIGNFSIHLNLLSISKNLFLTNLPLYIALAIFLFLTFVIANYKISSTLIKINRDAFIMSREGLSINEIKEHYSKLEDKVKNNTLSKIYISVMKNILDGVKKSNEADKLKALAKEKLNIARQVSHDIRGPISAIKMSLTNEQPNSILSSSLMRIENIANDLLDQSRPKSEIVLIEPIAAIKQIIAEKMAAQKINITLEDNGVNGQISVSPIMFKRVLSNLLNNAIEATQQLTAKISVSLTLNDGILNITISDNGTGIDKEILEKINEGISISAGKQAGNGIGLASAYESIVNWNGSLKVESTLNKGTRVIIELPFINNSHSKNIIHLDDDELIRMSWSITAQKLSQNFLSFEKVQDIDLEKLNKDDFFYIDHELNDESINGEDFCQRLLQEGFSNIFLSTGHSRDHFPNLDQRIVLTDKTCPF